A section of the Malus sylvestris chromosome 17, drMalSylv7.2, whole genome shotgun sequence genome encodes:
- the LOC126610376 gene encoding double-stranded RNA-binding protein 3-like, protein MYKNQLQELAQRSCFNLPSYACTREGPDHAPRFKASVNFNHEIFESPAYCTTVRQAEHAAAEVALNKLSTRGPSRSLTARVLDETGIYKNLLQETAHRAGLKLPVYTTVRSGPGHVPVFTCTVELAGMNFTGEPAKTKKQAEKNAAIAAWFALKKNLGFSTNKEAEEEQAVVTRLLSNFKPRDDNNNNNSKQFMRRMDPIQARRRMVRSSSSLSSSSSSSSSSTSSLQNQNSRLVDLLTDLVPQVSTVQKQNTFASLLPPPPPRTTSKILPPSTMLNKDKSPSHPPLSDYRPIPVQVSVREGSQVIPPPLEEHQRDEEEWLGIVKEGPSGSNSSGIFGSSGSAYRQFPVSNAGNYGAFELSGPIKAAPGVKISKRRTSGFNMYSGGLSPHKNFAPAVQMRSVIPVCAAPPAPVRPSIPTKVMAMKGISSEAKAGLSLSDSTNSSSWGSSRWKMPESSSSLTQQLGSEFNKLQLGGGNKDISKMI, encoded by the exons ATGTACAAGAACCAGCTGCAGGAGCTTGCACAGAGAAGCTGTTTCAACCTGCCTTCGTACGCGTGCACCAGGGAAGGACCGGATCATGCGCCGAGATTCAAAGCTTCCGTAAACTTTAACCACGAGATCTTCGAAAGCCCGGCCTACTGCACCACGGTGAGACAGGCGGAGCATGCAGCCGCAGAAGTTGCTCTCAATAAGCTCTCCACCAGAGGCCCTTCCAGGTCTCTCACTGCCAGAGTTCTT GATGAAACTGGAATTTACAAAAACCTCCTCCAAGAAACAGCTCACAGAGCTGGGCTGAAGCTCCCTGTATACACCACTGTACGATCAGGTCCCGGCCATGTCCCGGTTTTTACGTGTACCGTGGAGCTTGCCGGAATGAATTTTACTGGCGAGCCGGCCAAAACCAAGaagcaagcagagaagaatgctgCAATTGCAGCCTGGTTTGCCTTGAAAAAAA ACCTGGGGTTTTCCACAAATAAAGAAGCAGAAGAAGAGCAGGCAGTTGTGACAAGGTTGCTCTCAAATTTTAAACCCAGAGATGATAACAACAATAATAATAGCAAGCAATTTATGAGGAGGATGGATCCAATTCAAGCAAGGAGAAGAATGGTGAGATCATCATCGTCGTTGTCATCGTCATCATCTTCATCCAGTAGTAGTACTAGCTCTCTGCAGAATCAAAACTCGAGGCTGGTAGATCTGTTAACTGATTTGGTTCCACAAGTTTCAACAGTTCAAAAGCAGAACACTTTTGCATCTCTTCTTCCTCCACCTCCCCCTCGAACCACCTCGAAGATTTTGCCACCATCTACAATGCTCAACAAAGACAAGTCCCCTTCCCATCCGCCATTATCCGATTATAGGCCAATCCCAGTACAAGTGAGTGTGAGGGAAGGTTCACAAGTTATACCACCTCCATTAGAAGAGCACCAAAGGGATGAGGAAGAATGGCTTGGTATTGTAAAGGAGGGTCCTAGTGGTTCAAATTCAAGTGGTATATTTGGTTCATCAGGTTCTGCATACAGGCAATTTCCTGTGTCTAATGCCGGAAATTATGGCGCTTTTGAATTGTCCGGTCCAATTAAGGCCGCACCTGGTGTCAAGATTTCAAAAAGACGGACTAGTGGATTCAACATGTATAGTGGAGGGTTAAGTCCTCACAAGAATTTTGCACCTGCAGTTCAAATGAGATCGGTGATCCCAGTTTGTGCAGCACCACCGGCACCAGTGAGACCTTCCATACCAACAAAAGTGATGGCAATGAAAGGCATTTCTTCAGAAGCAAAAGCAGGCTTAAGTTTAAGTGATTCTACTAATTCATCATCATGGGGCAGCTCAAGGTGGAAGATGCCCGAGTCAAGTTCAAGTTTAACTCAGCAGCTGGGTTCCGAGTTTAACAAGCTGCAGTTAGGAGGAGGCAACAAAGACATTAGTAAGATGATCTAA
- the LOC126612157 gene encoding glycerophosphodiester phosphodiesterase GDPD1, chloroplastic-like, protein MALKAVHVSDVPNLDQVPENASLALYSSRFPKGVEMNRGAPRIPKFLVIGHRGSGMNALQSSDRRMRAIKENSIMSFNAAASFPLDFIEFDVQVTKDDCPVIFHDDFIFSEENGTVFQRRITELCLSEFLNYGPQREPGKEGKLLLRKTKDGKIVRWDVENDDPHCTLQEAFEQVEPSLGFNIELKFDDYIVYQEDSIFRVLQSVLQVVFEYARDRPVIFSSFQPDAALLVKKLQNTYPVFFLTNGGNELYYDVRRNSLEEAIKVCLEGGLQGIVSEVRGVFRNPGALTKIKEAKLSLLTYGKLNNVPEAVYMQHLMGIEGVIVDFVKEITEAVSDMIEPSGGAEEDGSIMQEKSKPEFSQRELSFLLKLIPELIQL, encoded by the exons ATGGCTCTCAAGGCCGTCCACGTCTCCGACGTCCCGAATCTCGATCAGGTGCCGGAAAACGCCTCTCTGGCGCTCTACTCCTCCCGCTTCCCCAAAG GTGTGGAGATGAATCGGGGGGCACCGAGGATACCCAAGTTTCTAGTGATCGGACACAGAGGGAGCGGAATGAACGCGCTACAGTCGTCCGATCGGAGAATGAGAGCCATTAAAGAGAACTCCATCATGTCCTTCAACGCCGCCGCCAGCTTCCCCCTCGATTTCATCGAATTCGATGTTCAG GTAACCAAAGATGACTGCCCGGTCATTTTCCACGACGACTTCATCTTCTCGGAAGAAAAC GGTACTGTGTTTCAGAGGAGAATTACCGAGCTGTGTCTCTCGGAATTCCTAAACTATGGTCCGCAAAGAGAGCCAGGGAAGGAGGGAAAGTTGTTGTTAAGGAAAACCAAAGATGGTAAAATAGTAAGATGGGATGTCGAAAATGATGACCCCCACTGCACGCTCCAAGAGGCCTTTGAGCAGGTCGAGCCTTCCCTCGGCTTCAACATCGAGTTGAAATTCGATGATTACATTGTTTACCAGGAGGACTCTATCTTCCGCGTCCTTCAGTCCGTCTTGCAA GTGGTGTTTGAGTATGCCAGAGATAGGCCGGTCATTTTCTCAAGCTTCCAACCTGATGCGGCCTTGTTGGTTAAAAAGTTGCAGAACACTTACCCT GTCTTTTTCTTGACAAATGGTGGGAATGAGCTTTACTATGATGTGCGAAGGAATTCTTTGGAGGAGGCGATAAAAGTATGTTTGGAGGGTGGTTTGCAAGGTATTGTGTCGGAGGTTAGAGGCGTTTTCAGAAATCCCGGGGCTCTAACCAAGATCAAGGAGGCCAAGCTTTCACTCCTAACTTACGGCAAATTGAA CAACGTGCCGGAAGCAGTATACATGCAACACCTAATGGGAATCGAGGGAGTGATAGTGGATTTTGTGAAAGAGATAACGGAGGCGGTGTCGGATATGATTGAGCCATCAGGGGGGGCGGAGGAAGACGGGAGCATAATGCAGGAGAAATCAAAGCCGGAGTTCTCACAGAGGGAGCTTTCTTTTCTGTTGAAGTTGATTCCGGAGTTGATACAGCTTTGA